In Chlorogloeopsis sp. ULAP01, the following proteins share a genomic window:
- a CDS encoding DNA adenine methylase, whose translation MGKNKLIAFGWYGGKFSHLDWLLPLLPRSVHYCEPFGGSAAVLLNRYPSPVETYNDMDGEVANFFRVLREQKENLIEAIGLTPFSREEFEIAISQPTPNISELERARRFFIRARQVRTGLAQKASAGRWAHCKLTSRAGMAGAVSRWLGSVEDLPEIAQRLLRVQIEHDSAIRVIKRYDSEDTLFYCDPPYPHDSRGDTQAYAYEMTDEQHRDLADVLHNVQGKVAISGYKCSLMEELYSDWKAIQAPTKACHSTKGLRTEVLWLNYDLDNIAENADDNLEQVEIECQPHQLSLI comes from the coding sequence ATGGGTAAAAACAAGCTCATAGCTTTTGGTTGGTATGGTGGCAAATTTAGCCACCTTGATTGGCTTTTACCCCTTCTACCAAGATCTGTGCATTACTGCGAACCATTTGGAGGTTCTGCGGCAGTTTTACTCAATCGTTACCCTTCGCCTGTAGAAACATACAATGATATGGACGGTGAGGTTGCCAACTTCTTTCGCGTACTGCGAGAGCAAAAGGAAAATTTAATTGAGGCTATTGGACTAACTCCCTTTTCGAGAGAGGAGTTTGAAATTGCAATCTCTCAACCTACCCCAAATATATCTGAGTTGGAACGAGCCAGACGGTTTTTTATTAGAGCAAGACAGGTAAGAACTGGATTAGCACAAAAGGCGAGTGCTGGCAGATGGGCGCATTGTAAGCTAACAAGCCGCGCTGGCATGGCTGGAGCAGTTTCAAGATGGTTAGGAAGTGTAGAGGATTTGCCGGAAATTGCTCAAAGGCTCTTACGAGTTCAGATTGAGCATGACTCAGCAATCAGAGTTATTAAACGCTACGACAGTGAAGATACATTATTTTACTGCGATCCTCCATATCCACACGATTCGAGAGGTGATACTCAAGCTTATGCTTACGAAATGACAGATGAACAGCATCGAGATCTTGCCGATGTTCTTCATAATGTTCAAGGAAAAGTTGCGATTTCAGGATATAAATGCTCTCTTATGGAAGAACTCTATAGCGATTGGAAAGCAATACAAGCACCAACTAAAGCTTGCCATTCTACAAAAGGATTACGAACAGAAGTACTGTGGTTAAACTACGACTTAGATAATATTGCAGAAAATGCAGACGATAATTTAGAACAGGTAGAAATAGAATGTCAACCCCATCAGCTATCCTTGATTTAG
- a CDS encoding restriction endonuclease, SacI family — MSTPSAILDLAFERVIDKFTQSFINDAAISRNIKFVCRNPQNRAGVRLLLACLLAKTHRQNLDIRKPYTEIGDRDCYSGRTYDEAYITTFINKHQLPCNPTTAFLTPALRNRNIVLTPEVNLVGKPPILYRTVLNLLDDVHAGRILAEDMLAETLRYLLIIRNENRQRLASLIANISTLEGAIPLSAEAIVKLIEQHLSCRNSSRLPVLIVAAVYQTASAYLGKRALTLANHNVADKQTGAIGDVEITLIDDDSVITSYEMKMKKVTVDDINRALQKIRDSDTKIENYIFITTDIIEPSVQEYAAEIYEQTGGIEVMVLDCIGFLRHFLHFFHRLRMDFLEAYQKFVLDEPDSAVSQALKEAFLALRQAAESGKGEAEE; from the coding sequence ATGTCAACCCCATCAGCTATCCTTGATTTAGCTTTTGAAAGGGTGATCGACAAATTTACACAATCATTCATAAATGATGCTGCCATTTCTAGAAACATTAAATTTGTCTGTCGTAATCCTCAAAATCGAGCAGGGGTTCGGTTACTGTTAGCCTGTTTATTAGCAAAAACTCATAGACAAAATTTAGACATTCGCAAGCCTTATACAGAAATTGGTGATAGGGATTGTTATTCAGGTCGTACATACGATGAAGCGTATATTACAACCTTTATAAATAAACATCAACTACCATGTAACCCAACAACAGCTTTTCTTACACCTGCACTTCGTAACAGAAATATTGTTCTGACACCAGAAGTTAATTTAGTTGGGAAACCCCCTATTCTTTACAGAACTGTACTTAATCTGCTTGATGATGTCCATGCAGGGCGAATTTTAGCGGAAGATATGCTAGCTGAAACTCTTAGATATCTTCTTATTATTAGAAATGAAAATCGTCAGCGGCTTGCTAGTCTGATTGCTAATATAAGCACACTTGAAGGAGCAATTCCTCTTTCTGCTGAAGCAATTGTAAAGTTGATTGAGCAGCACTTAAGTTGTCGCAATTCCAGTCGTTTGCCTGTGTTAATTGTTGCTGCTGTTTACCAGACAGCTTCAGCTTATTTGGGAAAACGTGCTTTAACTCTTGCAAATCATAATGTAGCAGACAAGCAAACAGGTGCTATTGGGGATGTTGAAATTACACTAATCGATGATGACAGTGTGATAACCAGCTATGAAATGAAAATGAAAAAAGTTACTGTAGATGATATCAATCGTGCTTTACAAAAAATAAGAGATTCTGATACAAAAATTGAAAACTATATTTTTATTACTACAGATATTATTGAACCATCTGTTCAAGAATATGCCGCAGAAATTTATGAGCAGACAGGTGGAATTGAAGTTATGGTTTTAGACTGCATAGGTTTTCTACGTCATTTCCTACATTTTTTTCATCGGCTACGAATGGATTTTCTAGAGGCTTATCAAAAATTTGTATTAGATGAACCTGACAGTGCTGTTAGTCAAGCGTTGAAAGAGGCTTTTTTAGCGCTACGTCAAGCTGCTGAAAGTGGTAAGGGAGAAGCAGAGGAATAA
- a CDS encoding type II toxin-antitoxin system HicB family antitoxin, which translates to MNYRYSMVIQWSDEDNCYLVHLPEFPWQQFHTHGKTYEEAAKHGQEVIESLIEWYQEEGKPLPEPITFPEKSLNVA; encoded by the coding sequence ATGAACTACCGCTATAGTATGGTCATTCAATGGTCGGATGAGGATAACTGCTACCTAGTGCACCTCCCAGAATTTCCTTGGCAGCAATTTCATACTCACGGCAAGACGTATGAGGAAGCAGCCAAACACGGACAAGAGGTGATTGAGTCCTTGATCGAATGGTATCAAGAAGAAGGGAAACCCCTGCCGGAGCCTATAACTTTTCCTGAGAAGTCGTTAAATGTAGCATGA
- a CDS encoding type II toxin-antitoxin system HicA family toxin gives MPKKIRQLKAILLKAGFVYRPAKGSHSFWTHPLIPDEPVTIAGKDGDDAPRYLEKQVNRVLDKLEEMQKSEEGEEEE, from the coding sequence ATGCCCAAGAAAATTAGGCAGTTAAAAGCAATTTTATTGAAGGCTGGGTTTGTCTACCGTCCTGCCAAAGGTAGCCATAGCTTTTGGACTCATCCTTTAATACCTGATGAACCAGTTACTATTGCTGGAAAAGATGGAGATGATGCACCGAGATACCTAGAAAAGCAAGTTAATCGAGTTTTGGATAAGTTAGAGGAAATGCAAAAGTCAGAAGAAGGGGAGGAAGAAGAATGA
- a CDS encoding U32 family peptidase, producing the protein MKADIQLTENMQSTFQLPELLAPAGNWECAKAAVENGADAIYFGLDRFNARMRAENFTEADLPELMEYLHRRGVKGYVTLNTLIFPQELREAEQYIRSIIAAGVDAVIVQDIGICRLIRHLCPDFPIHASTQMTITSTAGVEFAEVLRCNLVVLARECSLNEINKIQSQLAYRGVSLPLEVFVHGALCVAYSGQCLTSEALGGRSANRGECAQACRMPYELIADGETVNLGDKKYLLSPQDLAGLDVLPNLVKSGVSSLKIEGRLKSPEYVANVTRVYRQALDRVMVELEENAGNKKDTGTRGRGDAGNKEDTGTRGHGDAGNKEDTGMRGHGDAGNGNKSFSASPRLTVSASLEEHYNLEMAFSRGLYTGWFRGINNQELVHARFGKKRGVYLGEVIRIGNEQVTVRYSEGVASRTQVPVKPGDGVVFDCGHPEAKEEGGRIYAIQMKGKEVVLTFGRRDLNLRRVHIGDKVWKTSDPELDKQLRQSFAGDTPKFQRPIHFEVHGEVGQNLVAIARDEIGHVVQVESSMPLVEAHTKPLTGERLQEQFSRLGNTPLCLGNLSNHLNGNVMLPVSELNRIRREIVTRLEELRSQPQRWQINPNAYLSDLLPSPSPHLPISPSLIVLVRNLQQLQAVLQTEIETIYCEFEDPLKYCKAVQMVRQRRDEETRRQKDAVTRRGVNSSCQQSSPTPTIWVAPPRITKPGENWILQQVRSSEADGYLVRNYDHLQFFAEARCIGDFSLNVANPLTANFLKNHFGLERLTASYDLNINQLEDLLKSSPPDWFEVTIHQHMPMFHMEHCVFCAFLSTGTDFRNCGRPCEKHEVKLRDRVGTEHILHADAGCRNTVFNGTAQTGAEYVQRLVELGLRHFRIEFLNETPEQVTQTIHRYQQLLQGEITGSRLWRDLKLQNQLGVTRGSVTN; encoded by the coding sequence ATGAAAGCCGATATCCAACTTACCGAAAACATGCAATCCACCTTCCAACTCCCCGAACTTCTCGCGCCCGCAGGTAATTGGGAATGTGCGAAAGCCGCCGTAGAAAATGGTGCAGATGCGATTTACTTCGGTTTGGATCGGTTCAACGCACGGATGCGGGCAGAAAATTTTACTGAGGCGGATTTGCCAGAATTAATGGAGTATTTGCACCGTCGCGGTGTAAAAGGCTATGTCACCCTCAATACGCTCATCTTTCCTCAAGAATTGAGAGAAGCAGAACAATATATCCGTTCGATTATTGCGGCGGGTGTGGATGCAGTAATTGTCCAGGATATAGGAATTTGTCGTCTCATTCGTCACCTTTGTCCTGATTTTCCCATTCATGCCTCTACTCAAATGACTATTACGAGTACCGCAGGTGTGGAATTTGCGGAGGTACTGAGGTGTAATTTAGTTGTTCTTGCCCGTGAATGCTCTTTAAATGAAATCAACAAAATTCAAAGTCAATTGGCATATAGGGGAGTATCGCTTCCATTAGAAGTTTTTGTTCACGGGGCGCTGTGTGTTGCTTATTCCGGGCAGTGTCTCACGAGTGAAGCACTGGGGGGACGTTCTGCTAACCGGGGCGAGTGTGCTCAAGCTTGCCGGATGCCCTATGAGTTAATCGCAGATGGGGAAACTGTAAATTTGGGAGATAAAAAATATCTCCTCAGTCCGCAAGATTTGGCAGGGTTAGATGTTTTGCCTAATTTAGTAAAGTCTGGAGTAAGTAGTCTCAAAATTGAAGGGCGGTTGAAGTCTCCAGAGTATGTTGCTAATGTCACTCGTGTTTATCGGCAAGCGTTGGATCGGGTGATGGTGGAGTTGGAAGAGAACGCGGGAAATAAAAAGGACACGGGGACGCGGGGACGCGGGGACGCGGGGAATAAAGAGGACACGGGGACGCGGGGACACGGGGACGCGGGGAATAAAGAGGACACGGGGATGCGGGGACACGGAGACGCCGGAAATGGGAATAAAAGCTTCTCCGCGTCACCGCGTCTTACAGTCTCCGCGTCTTTAGAAGAACACTACAACTTGGAGATGGCTTTTTCTCGCGGACTTTATACTGGGTGGTTCCGTGGAATTAACAATCAGGAGTTGGTTCACGCCCGTTTTGGTAAAAAGCGTGGTGTTTATCTAGGAGAGGTGATCCGGATTGGAAATGAACAAGTAACTGTGCGATACTCCGAAGGAGTCGCTTCGCGAACGCAAGTACCAGTGAAGCCGGGTGATGGTGTAGTTTTTGACTGCGGGCATCCAGAAGCAAAGGAAGAAGGTGGTCGTATATATGCGATACAAATGAAGGGTAAGGAAGTGGTGCTGACGTTTGGGCGGCGCGATTTGAATTTGCGGCGGGTGCATATCGGTGATAAGGTTTGGAAAACCAGCGATCCGGAACTTGATAAGCAATTACGTCAGAGTTTTGCTGGGGATACACCAAAATTTCAACGTCCTATTCATTTCGAAGTGCATGGGGAAGTTGGGCAGAATTTAGTTGCGATCGCTCGTGATGAAATTGGTCACGTTGTTCAAGTAGAATCTTCAATGCCACTGGTAGAAGCGCATACCAAACCCCTGACTGGAGAACGTTTGCAGGAACAATTTAGTCGTCTCGGTAATACTCCTTTGTGTTTGGGCAATTTGTCAAATCACTTAAATGGAAATGTAATGTTGCCCGTGAGTGAGTTAAACCGAATCCGGCGGGAAATTGTCACGCGGTTGGAAGAATTGCGAAGTCAACCTCAACGCTGGCAAATAAATCCCAATGCTTATCTTTCCGATTTACTTCCCTCTCCATCTCCCCATCTTCCCATCTCCCCGTCTCTGATAGTGCTGGTACGCAACCTCCAGCAACTACAAGCTGTACTCCAAACAGAAATTGAGACAATTTATTGTGAATTTGAAGATCCTCTGAAGTATTGCAAGGCGGTGCAGATGGTACGGCAGCGAAGAGATGAAGAGACGCGGAGACAAAAAGACGCGGTGACGCGGAGAGGGGTAAACTCTTCGTGTCAGCAAAGTTCCCCCACTCCTACAATCTGGGTTGCGCCTCCCCGCATTACTAAACCAGGAGAAAACTGGATTTTGCAGCAGGTGCGTTCCTCTGAGGCGGATGGGTATTTGGTGCGGAATTACGATCACTTGCAGTTCTTTGCCGAAGCTCGTTGCATTGGAGATTTTTCTCTCAATGTTGCTAATCCCTTAACAGCAAATTTCTTGAAAAATCACTTTGGTTTGGAACGCCTAACGGCATCCTACGATTTGAACATTAACCAATTGGAAGATTTGCTGAAGAGTTCTCCTCCTGACTGGTTTGAGGTGACAATTCATCAGCATATGCCGATGTTTCATATGGAACATTGTGTATTTTGTGCTTTTCTATCTACAGGGACGGATTTTCGCAACTGTGGACGCCCATGCGAAAAACATGAGGTAAAATTACGTGACCGAGTCGGTACAGAACATATCCTTCATGCTGATGCTGGTTGTCGAAATACAGTCTTTAATGGCACAGCCCAAACTGGAGCCGAATACGTACAGCGTCTAGTAGAGCTTGGATTGCGCCATTTCCGAATTGAATTTTTGAATGAGACTCCTGAGCAGGTGACTCAAACGATACATCGATACCAGCAATTACTGCAAGGCGAGATTACAGGTTCTCGGCTGTGGCGCGATTTGAAGTTGCAAAATCAATTAGGGGTGACTCGCGGTTCTGTTACTAATTAG
- a CDS encoding tetratricopeptide repeat protein: MPNSFKLTLNVEAEFFFQQGLRRNNVQKFEAAIASFDKALRCKPDYPEALFQKGFALGSLGRHKDAIACFDETIKLRTDDCWVWHNRAIALGKLERHLDALNSFERAIEFNPNAATAWHNRGLTLCDLGLYEKAIASFERTLKLQADAYWAWNNRGNALRQLKRYEEALNSYDRAIEFFVNNVLAWHNRGVTLNEWGRYHKAIASFDRALTIQPNHHKALLNRGLSWEKLGYYEDAMKDYNQAAELQPKDPVVWYSKARCYASQNNIAAAIENLQQAINLSPETYLPIVANNSDFDRIRSDERFQALIQEQKY, translated from the coding sequence ATGCCAAACTCCTTTAAACTCACCCTAAATGTGGAGGCAGAATTTTTTTTCCAGCAAGGGTTGCGAAGGAATAACGTCCAAAAGTTTGAAGCGGCGATCGCTAGCTTTGATAAAGCACTCAGATGTAAGCCAGATTATCCGGAAGCCTTATTTCAAAAAGGTTTTGCTCTCGGTTCCTTAGGTCGTCACAAAGATGCGATCGCTTGTTTTGACGAAACTATCAAATTACGTACCGATGACTGTTGGGTTTGGCACAACCGAGCGATAGCTCTAGGAAAGTTAGAACGCCACCTAGATGCTCTCAATAGCTTTGAGCGAGCGATTGAATTTAACCCCAATGCTGCTACTGCTTGGCATAATCGCGGTCTCACCTTGTGCGATTTGGGACTATATGAAAAGGCGATCGCTAGTTTTGAGCGCACCTTGAAATTGCAAGCCGATGCCTATTGGGCATGGAACAACAGAGGTAATGCTCTTAGACAACTGAAGCGCTACGAAGAGGCTCTCAATAGCTACGATCGCGCCATTGAGTTCTTCGTGAATAACGTGTTGGCTTGGCATAATCGAGGCGTAACGTTGAATGAGTGGGGGCGTTATCACAAAGCCATTGCCAGCTTCGATCGTGCCTTAACAATTCAACCCAACCATCACAAAGCTCTACTAAACCGAGGTTTGTCTTGGGAAAAATTAGGGTATTACGAAGATGCGATGAAAGACTACAACCAAGCAGCAGAGTTACAACCCAAAGATCCTGTCGTCTGGTACAGCAAAGCTCGCTGTTATGCCTCACAGAACAATATCGCAGCAGCAATTGAGAACCTACAACAAGCAATTAACCTTAGTCCAGAAACATACCTACCAATCGTCGCCAATAACTCAGACTTTGACAGAATCCGCTCTGATGAACGCTTTCAAGCTTTAATCCAAGAGCAAAAATATTAG
- a CDS encoding transketolase C-terminal domain-containing protein, with protein sequence MTFTDIKFPIELGAYKPLALNPANATLKTEQREILKANIQLCRDAIVFFTATGAAKGVGGHTGGPYDTVPEVMILDAFFRGASDQFVPIFFDEAGHRVATQYLMAALHGNLPPEQLLRYREAHSTLPGHPELGLTPGVKFSSGRLGHMWPYVNGVAMANPGKVVFCLGSDGSQQEGNDAEAARLAVAQYLNVKLIIDDNDVTIAGHPSKYLPGFSVAKTLQGHGLKVLEGDGEDLDDLYSRLCEAVTTPGPIAIINKRPMCPGIEGLEGSNHGHDVISVDLAIKYLESRGQTAAVEHLKSITKPKQTYTFLGSGNEWGANRNVFGEAVVAVLSRMSETERKQKVMVIDSDLEGSCGLKKIHDAYPEIFVPSGIMERGNFSAAAGFGMEEGKQGIFATFSAFLEMCISEITMARLNYSNVLCHFSHAGIDDMADNTCHFGLNNMFADNGLDDGYETRLYFPADVNQMKACVEAVFFEPGLRFIFSTRSKVPNIKDSNNNDLFGSSYKFVPGKDEVVREGTQGYIISFGDALYRALDAVERLKQEGLDVGLINKSTLNVIDEEMMAKIGNAPFALVVESFNRRTGLGSRFGSWLLERDYTPKYAYLGTHHEGCGGLWEQFPHQGIDPVSIMNKVKELVK encoded by the coding sequence ATGACTTTTACTGACATCAAATTTCCCATAGAACTCGGTGCTTACAAACCTCTGGCACTTAATCCGGCGAATGCGACTCTGAAGACTGAGCAAAGAGAGATCCTCAAAGCAAACATTCAACTTTGCCGTGATGCGATCGTTTTCTTCACAGCGACTGGGGCAGCTAAAGGAGTAGGTGGTCATACTGGTGGCCCTTATGACACAGTACCAGAGGTGATGATTCTCGACGCATTTTTTCGAGGAGCATCAGATCAGTTTGTACCAATTTTCTTCGATGAGGCAGGACATCGAGTAGCAACTCAGTACTTAATGGCAGCCCTGCATGGAAATTTACCACCCGAGCAACTCCTGCGTTATCGCGAAGCACACTCAACCTTACCGGGACATCCCGAATTGGGACTAACTCCTGGTGTAAAATTTAGCTCTGGGCGGTTGGGGCATATGTGGCCGTATGTCAATGGCGTGGCAATGGCAAATCCAGGCAAAGTAGTTTTCTGTCTTGGTTCTGACGGTTCTCAGCAGGAAGGTAACGACGCCGAAGCAGCGCGCTTGGCTGTTGCTCAGTATCTCAACGTCAAGTTAATTATTGACGATAATGACGTGACGATCGCCGGACATCCTTCTAAATACCTGCCCGGTTTCAGCGTTGCTAAAACCTTACAAGGGCACGGTTTGAAGGTACTAGAGGGAGATGGGGAAGACTTAGATGATTTATATAGCCGTCTGTGCGAAGCAGTGACTACTCCAGGGCCGATCGCTATAATCAACAAACGTCCCATGTGTCCCGGTATTGAAGGCTTAGAAGGCTCCAATCACGGACATGACGTGATTTCGGTAGATTTGGCAATTAAATATCTGGAATCTCGCGGACAGACGGCTGCTGTCGAACACCTCAAGAGTATTACCAAACCCAAACAAACCTATACTTTCCTCGGTTCAGGTAACGAATGGGGTGCTAACCGCAATGTGTTTGGTGAAGCAGTAGTTGCCGTGCTGAGTCGCATGAGCGAAACAGAGCGCAAGCAAAAAGTCATGGTGATCGATAGCGATTTGGAAGGCTCTTGTGGTTTAAAGAAGATTCACGATGCCTACCCAGAAATTTTTGTTCCCTCCGGCATTATGGAGCGAGGTAACTTCTCTGCTGCTGCCGGATTTGGAATGGAGGAAGGAAAACAAGGTATTTTCGCAACCTTCAGCGCTTTCTTGGAAATGTGCATCTCAGAAATTACGATGGCACGGCTGAACTACTCGAATGTACTTTGCCACTTTTCTCATGCGGGTATAGATGACATGGCAGATAACACCTGCCACTTCGGTTTAAATAATATGTTCGCTGACAATGGCTTGGATGATGGCTACGAAACACGTCTGTACTTTCCAGCTGATGTGAATCAGATGAAAGCCTGTGTGGAAGCTGTATTCTTTGAGCCTGGGCTGCGGTTTATTTTCTCCACTCGTTCCAAGGTACCCAATATCAAGGACAGTAATAATAATGACTTGTTTGGTAGCAGCTACAAATTTGTTCCCGGTAAAGATGAGGTGGTTAGAGAGGGAACGCAAGGCTACATCATCAGCTTTGGCGATGCTCTTTATCGCGCCCTTGATGCTGTAGAGCGTCTCAAGCAAGAAGGGTTAGATGTCGGTTTGATTAATAAATCAACCCTGAACGTTATCGATGAAGAAATGATGGCTAAAATTGGTAACGCTCCCTTCGCTTTGGTAGTAGAATCCTTTAACCGTCGCACCGGATTGGGTAGCCGTTTTGGTTCCTGGCTGTTAGAGCGCGATTATACTCCCAAATATGCTTATCTTGGCACTCATCACGAAGGTTGCGGCGGTTTGTGGGAACAATTCCCCCATCAAGGCATAGATCCAGTGAGCATTATGAATAAAGTCAAGGAGTTAGTTAAATAG
- a CDS encoding DeoR/GlpR family DNA-binding transcription regulator codes for MLTAERRQLILNILHRDKKVLSSELSTVLKVSEDTIRRDLRELAESGLLQRVHGGALLASPAIASYADRQKQAPKEKEAIARAAAKLVCPGQVVILDGGTTTLQVARHLPLDLQATVVTNSPPIAIALAEHPNIKVVMLGGQLYKKALVNVGAATIESLRMIRADLCMLGVCSLHPEIGISVQNLDEAHVKRAMIAGAAEVVGLATAQKLDTAAPYVVESIHALTYLVTAPIVSDEMLVAYKALGLTIIRDALNPTA; via the coding sequence ATGCTAACTGCGGAGCGACGACAATTAATCTTAAATATTCTTCATCGTGATAAAAAGGTGCTTTCATCGGAACTTAGTACAGTTCTTAAGGTTTCCGAAGATACAATTCGTCGGGATCTGCGGGAACTAGCTGAATCTGGTTTATTGCAGCGCGTGCATGGAGGAGCGCTACTGGCTTCTCCTGCGATCGCCAGTTATGCTGATCGCCAAAAACAAGCACCCAAAGAAAAAGAAGCGATCGCTCGTGCAGCAGCAAAATTGGTTTGTCCTGGGCAAGTGGTAATTTTAGATGGGGGTACAACAACGCTCCAAGTAGCTCGTCATTTGCCTTTAGATTTGCAAGCAACAGTAGTCACAAATAGCCCTCCAATTGCCATTGCCCTAGCAGAGCATCCCAACATTAAAGTTGTGATGCTGGGCGGACAACTCTACAAAAAAGCCTTAGTAAATGTGGGTGCTGCGACAATTGAATCATTACGCATGATTCGTGCAGATTTGTGCATGCTAGGGGTGTGCAGTCTACATCCAGAAATTGGAATTAGTGTGCAGAACTTAGACGAAGCCCACGTCAAACGAGCAATGATTGCTGGAGCAGCAGAGGTAGTTGGATTAGCAACAGCACAAAAGTTAGATACTGCTGCTCCGTATGTCGTGGAGTCAATTCATGCACTCACTTATCTTGTCACTGCACCGATAGTATCTGATGAAATGCTAGTTGCTTACAAAGCTTTGGGTTTAACAATTATTCGCGACGCTCTTAACCCTACAGCCTAG
- a CDS encoding cytochrome b N-terminal domain-containing protein encodes MQNTEFDRVIRRIATILSVVIITLSFIAASTGILLSFYYEPAAGRAYQSLKMISEQVPYGWLFRKAHNIAGNAVIAIALVQIVVMFLGRRYRKSWLAAWISGILFILMAIGLSWTAMILSWDQEGFWRFSIELGTIEAIPLIGSQLREILTGGAISTLTIQRLYTIHSYILSLAAIIISVVHLLSTLWQEKQMQREGVNSEVSNSQQLIQGAGTSLAES; translated from the coding sequence ATGCAAAACACCGAGTTCGATAGGGTGATACGGCGCATAGCAACGATACTCTCAGTCGTAATCATTACGCTGTCCTTTATTGCTGCTTCTACTGGAATTTTGCTGTCTTTTTATTACGAGCCTGCAGCAGGGAGAGCTTACCAGTCTTTGAAAATGATTTCAGAGCAAGTACCTTACGGTTGGTTATTCCGTAAAGCCCACAATATTGCTGGTAATGCAGTAATTGCGATCGCTCTGGTGCAAATTGTGGTGATGTTTTTGGGCAGACGCTATCGCAAGAGTTGGCTAGCAGCTTGGATCAGTGGGATTTTGTTTATCTTAATGGCGATTGGGTTGTCATGGACAGCGATGATCTTAAGCTGGGATCAAGAAGGCTTCTGGCGTTTTAGCATTGAGTTGGGAACAATCGAAGCAATTCCTTTAATTGGTTCACAACTGCGAGAAATTCTGACTGGTGGTGCGATTAGTACACTCACGATCCAGCGTCTTTACACAATCCACAGTTACATTCTCTCGCTCGCTGCCATCATTATTTCTGTGGTGCATTTGTTAAGCACGCTGTGGCAAGAAAAGCAAATGCAGCGAGAAGGAGTAAACTCTGAAGTTAGTAACTCCCAACAGTTAATTCAAGGTGCAGGAACGTCACTAGCAGAGAGTTGA